The following is a genomic window from Candidatus Acidulodesulfobacterium acidiphilum.
TTTTTTTTTAAATAAAAAAGTTTTTAAATTAAAAAAAATAGAAATTGTAGGAAAAAATATTACTAATAAAGAAAAAAATAAAATAATTGCGCAGTCGGGATTATTTAAAAACGAAAATTTAATAAATATAAATTTAAAAAAGCTTTCGAGGTTGGCGGCTTCTTACAGATGGGTCAAAAACGTTACGGTTTACAGAAAATTTCCGGACGCTATAGTAATAGTCATAAAAAAAAGGAAAATTTTTGCGATGGTAGTTTATAAGAATAAGTTATACTATGTTTCTAAAACGGGTTACATCATTGGAAAAGCCGGCGTACATTCCGGTTACGGATACCCCGTTATTACAGGTTTGAATACTGACAATTCCGGCGTTTATTTCAAAAAATTAAAAAAAGCTTTATCTTTTTTAAAAATTTCATCGCATTCCATCCTTTCGGGGCTTAGGGGAGAAATTCACGTAGAGAAGGATGACGGAATAGCGCTTTATACGCGCAAAGGATTATGCATAAAGTTTGGAATAGGCAATTATAGAAATAAACTTAAAACGCTGAAAAAACTTTTTTTAGAAATTAACGCAATTCATATTAGATATAAAAATTATATAAATTTGGAATATAAAAACGAAGCCGTTATAAAAGTAAATAAAGGTTCGAGGGTTTTGCCGGCAGGTTATAAAGCAGAACATATTAACAGCGGTATATTTAAATAATTAAGCGTTTTTTATATATAACAGAGGTTGAGATTGGAAAAGAACGATAACATTTTCGTGGGCTTAGATATCGGGACTACAAAAGTCTGCGCTATAGTCGCCGAAGCAAAAGGCGATTCATTGGATATCATAGGCGTAGGCAGCAGCACTTCTACGGGATTAAAAAACGGAGTAGTCGTAAATATCGAAAATACGGTAGATTCTATTGCCAAAGCCGTAGAAGATGCTGAATTAATGGCTGGCTATCAGATTCAATCCGCCACGGTCGGCATTGCGGGTTCCCATATCCGCGGTTTCAGCGGCAGGGGAATCGTAGCCGTCAAAAGCAGGGAAGTGGCACAGCAGGACGTAGAAAGGGTTTTGTCCGCGGCGAAAACCATATCCATACCTATCGACCATGAGGTTATACATGTAATTCCGCAGGGTTTTTCCGTGGACGACCAGGACGACGTTAAAAATCCCGTCGGCATGAGCGGACTCAGGCTGGAAGCCACCGTACATATAGTTACCGCTTCAAGCATAGCCGCGCAGAATATAGTTAAATGCGTCAATAAAGCGGGAATAGACGTTTCCGAAATCGTGCTCGAACAGATAGCGTCGAGCGAAGCCGTGCTGACCGAAGACGAAAAAGAGCTCGGAGTGGCGCTTATCGATATAGGCGGCGGAACGACCGACATTGCAATTTTTAACGGCGGAAATATAATACATACTTTCGTCATTCCTAAAGGAGGACAGAGCGTTACGAGCGACGTATCTAAGGGAACTACGACTATACCTCAGGAAGCAGAAAAAATAAAGATAAGATACGGAATAGCAAAAGAGTCTCTTGCCGGAAAAGACGAAATAATAGAAATTCCCGGATTCGGCGGCAGACCGCCTAGACCTATATCGCGACAGCTGCTCGGCAATATTATCGAACAGAGAATGGCGGAAATTTTTACTTGGATAAGAAAAAATATCGAGAAGAACGGTCTTGAAAGCAAAATTCTTTCCGGTTACGTTATTACCGGAGGCGCGGCGTTAATAGACGGTTCGGCGGAACTTGCCGAAGAAATTTTTAACGCTCCGGTAAGAATAGGCTATCCTTTAAACGTCGGCGGTTTGACGGACGCAGTCAGCTCTTCGGTGTATTCCACCGCCGTAGGTCTCGTGA
Proteins encoded in this region:
- the ftsA gene encoding cell division protein FtsA, with the protein product MEKNDNIFVGLDIGTTKVCAIVAEAKGDSLDIIGVGSSTSTGLKNGVVVNIENTVDSIAKAVEDAELMAGYQIQSATVGIAGSHIRGFSGRGIVAVKSREVAQQDVERVLSAAKTISIPIDHEVIHVIPQGFSVDDQDDVKNPVGMSGLRLEATVHIVTASSIAAQNIVKCVNKAGIDVSEIVLEQIASSEAVLTEDEKELGVALIDIGGGTTDIAIFNGGNIIHTFVIPKGGQSVTSDVSKGTTTIPQEAEKIKIRYGIAKESLAGKDEIIEIPGFGGRPPRPISRQLLGNIIEQRMAEIFTWIRKNIEKNGLESKILSGYVITGGAALIDGSAELAEEIFNAPVRIGYPLNVGGLTDAVSSSVYSTAVGLVKYAYKNGKRNKKSFSYKKGDSFIDEIKKWFSDLLDYFF
- a CDS encoding FtsQ-type POTRA domain-containing protein, whose translation is MRLQKNKNNIRRKKTLISKNSKSSFGKYFIKLFYIFAVIIIIFASGYYGYKFYNYFFLNKKVFKLKKIEIVGKNITNKEKNKIIAQSGLFKNENLININLKKLSRLAASYRWVKNVTVYRKFPDAIVIVIKKRKIFAMVVYKNKLYYVSKTGYIIGKAGVHSGYGYPVITGLNTDNSGVYFKKLKKALSFLKISSHSILSGLRGEIHVEKDDGIALYTRKGLCIKFGIGNYRNKLKTLKKLFLEINAIHIRYKNYINLEYKNEAVIKVNKGSRVLPAGYKAEHINSGIFK